In Phycisphaerae bacterium RAS1, the genomic window TCCAGCGACGCGGCCGCGCGCATCCCGTTGACGAACGCCTGCGCCAGCCGATGCTCGAAGCGTTCGCGCTCTGCCTCATGGCCCGGCGCGTTAGCCGGAAGCTTGCGCCGCCCGATTCGAACGGCTTCGCGCTGCACTGAATCCATGCAGTGAGCGACACCCCGCAGCATTATGCGCACCACGTGGCTGGTGCTGAGTCGCGTTCCGGTGGCTCGGCGATACAGATCGACGAGCCGCGTCAGCGTGTCGTCGGTTGAGCCCGTCAGAACGACTTCGCGTTTGATCATCATCGGCCGCTCGAAGGACTCCGTTCGAGTTGTCGCGGCGGCCTTACTGACCGACCCGGAAACGGCATTCGCCGCCGGCTTCGGCGTTGTCGTCGCAATCGCCCGCGCCGCGGCGTCAGCATCCAACAATCGGGCGATGGAACTGGAAGGAGGCGGTCGCTGGAGCGGCTTGGCCATCGTCGGCACCGCCTACGGATTCACAAATACGGTCTGGTCGCTCAGGTCGCTGAATTCGTCCGGTGTGTGCGGCGTACAAACGGTCGCGGATTGAAACGGGCCGAGATCGCCGCGCAGAAAGGCCTCCCGGTGCAGCACGCGGTGCTCGATTTCCGCAGCGAGGCGAAGATACTGGTTGGCGACCTTGAGCTTCGTGAATCCCGGAACCTGAAAGACCGACTTGCCCTTGCCCGAAAGCTCTGGCAGTACAACGGCCTGCGAAATCGAAGTCTCAAACCGTCGTCCAGGCAGTGCCGCATTCACGACCACCTCCAGCTCCGCGCGCAACTTGGTCGCCCGGCCATCGACGTTGGTAAAGATCACGCCTAACACTTCGAGCTTCGGATTGCGATGCCGACGCACGTCGGCGTTGTCCTTGAACGCCTCCGTCAGTCCGCCGAGCGATAGCGGATGAGGAAAGGCCGACAACAGGAACCACTCGGCCGTGGAGTACGCAGCGACGGTGGTGATGTCGGCCGCGGCCGGCGCCGTATCCAGGAAGATGAAGTCGTAGCGCTCACGCGCGTCCGCAATGGGTCGTTCAAGGATGGTGGTGCGATCGACAAACTTCGAGAGGAGCGTGTCGAGCTCCGACAACTGCGCCCGCGACGGAACCAGGTCCACGCCGCGAGGCATTTTTTCCGTGATCACGAGGTGGTCGATGGTCTCGTCGGTCGTAAGAAGCTCCAGAGTTCCAGCGAAGCTGTTTTGAGGTATCCCCAGGTGCTTGGTGGCACCGGCGGCCGGGTCCAGGTCGATGATCAGGCAGCGATAGCCGCCTTGACCGAGCGCGGCGGCAATGTTGACGCTGTTGGTCGTCTTGCCGACTCCGCCTTTCTGATTGCCGACGGCGATCAGGGTTCCAAGGGTCGCTGATTCAGTCATGTGCTTCCTCAAAAAACAAATCCCGTCGTGCCGGTGGCAGTCCTATGGCTGACGGGCAAGCCGGCGCTCGGGAATGCGCGCCGGCCAGCCCGCCGGCCCGCGGAAAGCGTGTCTCGTTGAAGTAGCACGTGCGTACGCGACGCGCAAGCGTCATTGCGACCCCTTGAGCAAGATTCGTGTTTGTTTGCACGGGAATTGTCGCGGAGGCTAAACGGGTGTGCCGGCCTGCTGGCCATCCGGCCTGCCCGCAATCCCGGTCTGTACGGCCGTGAGAATCCCATCTTGCGCAGAGCGGTGCCGCGCGATAGCGTCAAACCGTGCGATTCCGTCCGCACCAATTCGGGGTTGGGCGGCATCTCGCAAAGAACATGAGGGGGTTATGAGCTGAAGGAGGAAGGAACGAAAATGGCGACTTGACGGTCGCCATTTTTCGGCTGCAGATCGACGGGCGTCGAACGCTGCACAGGATGATTCTCGCAAAGTCACCCTAGCGCAGGTCCGCGCAGACTGTCAACCCACGATCCATCCGAACGGCCTACGTGTCGTCGAATTTCCATCGCCTCGGCTCCGGGCAAATCGGACGCCCGCCAAAGTGTCCGTCCAAACAGAGTTTGGATCATGGGAAATGAACCTCTTGAAAACAGCGTTCGACGTGCGTGGAACATTTCGTGGAACATTCGAAAAAGCGCCCACGCCCGGCCGAAGCCGGATGGCGGGTTCTGTTTCATCCCGGCGATGGCACTTATGCGAGCGTGGCGAGCCTACAAACGCGAGATCATCCGGCTGTATGACCTCCGGGTATGGTTCGCCTGTTTCGAGCTCGTGGCGCGGCGTTGCAACGTTGCACCCAATCGATTTCCGCGCTACTCGTTTGACGAGGTTCATTGCCTCGTGGGAGGCGGCGATTCGGCCTACGTCCAAACAGCGGTTCGACGACTGACGAATGCCGGCTTGCTTGACTGGTCCGAGCGTCGAATCCGATTCCCGCCCGTGGTCGTAGATGTCGAAACGGCGTGCGACGCCGAATGGCAGCGAATGGTTGATTTGGTCGTAAACCACCGCCGCAAAGTGCCTGTCCCACGGCGGACCTTGCGATTCTTGGCCGAACTGTCCAGACCCGTCGGTATCGCAACGGTGCTCGGCCATCTATTGCGCTGCCTCTACTACCGAAACGGGTTGTGCGCACCGGACGGTCGCTGCAAGGCTTCCTGGATCGCCGAGGTGTTCGGCGTCGATGCTCGAAACGTAAAAGCCGCGCGCCGGCGATTGTGCAAAATCGGTTGGCTCGCGGTCGAGGAATCGACCCAGACGGCACTGAACCGCTGGGGCGCTGCTGTGAGGGTCAACCTAGCGTGGAAGAACGAGCGCGAATCTGAGGAGGGATCACCACCGCCTGCGCCAGCCGAGCGGCCCCAATCACCACCCCCAAGAGATAACCGGGAACTCTCTTCGAGAATGATCAACCAGAAGCCCGCGTCAGCGGTTCGAACTGGTGCTCGCCGCGAAGCGGATAAACAGGCGAGGCTGACGCACGTGACGCCGGAAGATCTCAAGAATCCGATTCGCCTCGAAGCGCTCTTCGTTCAAGCACAGCAATGTGGATGGACGCCGGGCGGTGAAGCCGCGCGGCTGCGGTTCATCGCTGCCGCAGAGCACGCGGGCCGAGTTGGTCGGCGCAATCCGCCCGGCCTTTTCGCGAGCATTGTGCGTCGCGGGCTGTGGGCGTTCATTTCCGCGGCGGACGAGGATGCTGCGAAGAACCGACTCCGGCAACGCTGTGTGCGAGACGGTGCCGGTGAGCGTTGGCATCAGCCGGCCACGCGTTGTCCGTCACGTGTGCCGGTTGCTGTAGCTGATCTGGTTGGTGGACTAATCGACAACCTCGGGTGCCGGTTGGAAATCGCGCGCCGTAGAAACACAGCCGATGGTGAGTCGGCCTGCGATGCCACGCGGTTACACTCACAACGAGATGAAGGTCTGGGACCGGGCTGAGCACGGTACGTGTCATGTCTTCGGCCACTGCCACGGCCCGCATCTCGAAGATCCGGATGCACCGACGTGCGCGTGGACCGCAACTCCTTTCGTCCGTTCAGTCCTGATGAAATCGGGCCTTTGAGAATGTCAATGTCTTCGTGCTACCCGACGGCGCTGGCGGGATGCGACCGCTCACTACGGGCCAACACGGAAGTTGCGCATCATCCCGCCATCCGCGTGCTCCAAATTGTGGCAGTGATACACATACTCGCCTTGGAAGTCGCTGAAGCGGATCAACAGCTTCACCCGTTCGCCGGGCATGGCCAGGAACGTATCCTTCCAGCCCTCATCGACGTATCCCTGACGCACCGACTCCCAGCCATCGGCGAACTCAGGCATCACGCGCCGCTCCAGAATCTGAAACTGCGCGCCGTGAATGTGCAGTGGGTGGTTCATCGCCATCGGGCTGGTCTCGTTCACGAACTCCCAGACCTCCAAGGCGTCGAATGGAACGCGCTCGTCCTCGGACAGTCCGTTGAGCTGGAAGGTTCGGCCGTCGAAACCCCATTGCATCCCGCTCATCATCTGCATGCCGACGCTGATCGAAAATGTCCGCGGGTTGGCCGCGTTAACCGCGTCGTCCGTCCGGTACCGGGTGAACGTCGAGAGTTTGGCTGGAAGCGACCGCGTTTCCTGCTCCTGACGCTCCACCCGGATTCGGGCGATGCGCATGGCCGCTCCGTTGGGAACGCCGCCGCCACTGCCGTCCATCATCTGCGCCGTTTCGGACGATGCGCCTCGCATGTTCGACCCGCCCATGCCCATCATTCCGCCCATTCCCATTCCGCCGCCCATGCCCATCATGCCCATGCCGAAGTCCGCTCCGGTGAACTCCTGGCTTTCCAGAGTGACCTCGCTGCCGACGGGGTACTTCGAGAAATCGGCCCAGAGCTCGACCCGCTCGCCCGGCGCGAGTGTCACATGCTCGCGTTGGACAGGCGTCTCCAGCAAGCCGCCGTCAGTGGCAATGACTACTAGCGGTGTACCGTCGCTCCACGCGAGCTTGTAGGTGCGCGAGTTGGAGCCGTTCAGCAATCGCAGACGATACGCACGGGTCGAAACCGCCAGCTCGTGGTTGGCCTGACCGTTCACGAGCATCTGGTCACCGAGAAACCCGTCGAGCATCGTGCCGTCGTGCGGCGGATAGACGAGTTGATTGTTGCCGTCGAACAAGCGATCTTGAATCACGAGCGGCAGGTCGAAGTCGCCGGCGGGCAGCCCGGCCGCATCCTCTTCGTCGTCGGAGACCAGCAGCAGGCCGGCGAGCCCGCGATAGACCTGGCGGCCGGTGACGCTGTGCGTGTGTGGATGGAACCAGTATGTGCCCGCGCGATCGCGGACTTCAAACTCATATGTGAACGCCTCGCCGGGATTGATGGAATACCGCGTGTGACCGTCCTGCACCGCCGGAACGCGCATCCCGTGCCAGTGAATGATGGTCGGCTCATCCAGGTCGTTTGCCAGACGAACGCGAAGGCGGTCGCCTGTGCGCGCGCGGATAATCGGCCCCAGATA contains:
- a CDS encoding MinD/ParA/CobQ/CobA-like protein, which encodes MTESATLGTLIAVGNQKGGVGKTTNSVNIAAALGQGGYRCLIIDLDPAAGATKHLGIPQNSFAGTLELLTTDETIDHLVITEKMPRGVDLVPSRAQLSELDTLLSKFVDRTTILERPIADARERYDFIFLDTAPAAADITTVAAYSTAEWFLLSAFPHPLSLGGLTEAFKDNADVRRHRNPKLEVLGVIFTNVDGRATKLRAELEVVVNAALPGRRFETSISQAVVLPELSGKGKSVFQVPGFTKLKVANQYLRLAAEIEHRVLHREAFLRGDLGPFQSATVCTPHTPDEFSDLSDQTVFVNP
- the mco gene encoding Multicopper oxidase mco; its protein translation is MASYSPAVNQSSRWSTFGSRPAAVIVFGSILSLGGVGGCPLAGNSPEAQQTAANVGKPTAEFKPTLDVELKATSSAQQILPGQTTAVLTYAPSVIAGDAARVASLPGSYLGPIIRARTGDRLRVRLANDLDEPTIIHWHGMRVPAVQDGHTRYSINPGEAFTYEFEVRDRAGTYWFHPHTHSVTGRQVYRGLAGLLLVSDDEEDAAGLPAGDFDLPLVIQDRLFDGNNQLVYPPHDGTMLDGFLGDQMLVNGQANHELAVSTRAYRLRLLNGSNSRTYKLAWSDGTPLVVIATDGGLLETPVQREHVTLAPGERVELWADFSKYPVGSEVTLESQEFTGADFGMGMMGMGGGMGMGGMMGMGGSNMRGASSETAQMMDGSGGGVPNGAAMRIARIRVERQEQETRSLPAKLSTFTRYRTDDAVNAANPRTFSISVGMQMMSGMQWGFDGRTFQLNGLSEDERVPFDALEVWEFVNETSPMAMNHPLHIHGAQFQILERRVMPEFADGWESVRQGYVDEGWKDTFLAMPGERVKLLIRFSDFQGEYVYHCHNLEHADGGMMRNFRVGP